One region of Bosea sp. 29B genomic DNA includes:
- a CDS encoding helix-turn-helix domain-containing protein produces MTPFGRRVRELRAARGVTLAQMAQALGVTPAYLSALEHGKRGQPTFTLIQSAIHHLGVIWDEADELIRLAELSHPRIVIDTAGLEPEATLFANRLAHEVQWLGPSDLAALTSILDSAARRRGSA; encoded by the coding sequence ATGACGCCCTTCGGCCGCCGCGTCCGTGAATTGCGCGCCGCCCGCGGCGTAACACTGGCGCAGATGGCGCAGGCGCTCGGCGTCACCCCGGCCTATCTTTCGGCGCTGGAGCACGGCAAGCGCGGCCAGCCGACCTTCACCCTGATCCAGAGCGCAATCCATCATCTCGGCGTGATCTGGGACGAGGCCGACGAATTGATCCGCCTCGCCGAGCTCTCCCATCCGCGCATCGTGATCGACACCGCCGGCCTCGAACCCGAGGCAACCCTGTTCGCCAATCGCCTTGCCCATGAGGTACAATGGCTCGGCCCGTCGGACCTGGCAGCACTGACCTCGATCCTCGACAGTGCCGCGCGCCGGCGCGGAAGCGCTTGA
- a CDS encoding aromatic amino acid ammonia-lyase codes for MAVTIDGRTLKGKQVLRVARPGASGRYEKATLAKSAREAIAATRAHIDANFMNDEAPFMYSFNTGVGLFKDQRVLMSEMTEYQRKSVYAHATGVGEPFAEDVTRATMLLRANAFASNYSGPQVALVERLLACLNAGIHPVIPQKGSVGASGDLAPLAHMSAAVCGFEEGEAVYKGRRMKARDALAKAGLEPDFKLGAKDASALINGSTVSLALGVLATEDAKRLIKAADIGLALSLEAMRGELAAFDPRVHAARPHPGQALVARNLLKITQGSKRCSASARETIYPDEIGRTPGKPPAPRVQDVYSLRCAPQVHGPAREALDYVSRIIATETNSATDNPLIFPEDDGYRVISGGHFHGQYVAQAMDLLAIAMTDLGSICERRLARLVDPTMSYGLPRNLLAGKRGLNTGFATVQCSMSALVMENRTLSSPGSVDSIPGKSNAEDHVSNSTWCGRKARTVVENVEMIIAAEILMACQALSLIAETAKAHPLGKGTQAALDALRETIPPALDGDRWYAAEMNQATALVRSGAIVEAVEAAVGGLE; via the coding sequence ATGGCGGTAACGATCGACGGACGGACCCTGAAGGGCAAGCAAGTGCTGCGCGTGGCCCGGCCCGGCGCCTCCGGCCGCTATGAGAAGGCGACGCTGGCCAAATCGGCCCGCGAGGCGATCGCGGCGACGCGCGCCCATATCGACGCCAATTTCATGAACGACGAAGCCCCGTTCATGTACTCCTTCAACACCGGCGTCGGCCTGTTCAAGGACCAGCGCGTGCTGATGTCGGAGATGACCGAATATCAGCGCAAGAGCGTCTATGCCCACGCCACCGGTGTCGGCGAGCCCTTCGCGGAGGATGTGACGCGCGCCACCATGCTGCTGCGCGCCAACGCCTTCGCCTCGAACTATTCCGGCCCGCAGGTCGCGCTGGTCGAGCGCCTGCTCGCCTGCCTCAATGCCGGCATCCATCCGGTGATCCCGCAGAAGGGCTCGGTCGGCGCCTCCGGCGACCTCGCCCCGCTCGCCCATATGTCGGCGGCAGTCTGCGGCTTCGAGGAGGGTGAAGCCGTCTACAAGGGCAGGCGGATGAAGGCCCGCGACGCCTTGGCGAAGGCGGGGCTGGAGCCGGACTTCAAGCTCGGGGCCAAGGATGCCTCCGCCCTGATCAATGGCTCGACCGTGTCGCTGGCGCTCGGCGTGCTCGCGACCGAGGACGCCAAGCGGCTGATCAAGGCCGCCGATATCGGCCTTGCCCTCTCGCTCGAAGCGATGCGCGGGGAGCTCGCCGCCTTCGATCCGCGCGTCCATGCCGCGCGCCCGCATCCCGGCCAGGCGCTGGTGGCGCGCAACCTTCTGAAGATCACGCAAGGGTCCAAGCGCTGCTCGGCCTCGGCCCGCGAGACGATCTATCCCGACGAGATCGGTCGCACGCCCGGCAAGCCGCCGGCGCCGCGTGTGCAGGACGTCTATTCGCTGCGCTGTGCCCCACAGGTGCATGGTCCGGCCCGCGAGGCGCTCGATTATGTCTCGCGCATCATCGCGACCGAGACCAATTCGGCGACCGACAATCCGCTGATCTTCCCCGAGGATGACGGCTACCGCGTCATATCCGGCGGCCATTTCCACGGCCAGTACGTCGCACAGGCGATGGACCTGCTCGCCATCGCCATGACCGATCTCGGCTCGATCTGCGAGCGCCGCCTCGCCCGACTGGTCGACCCGACCATGAGCTACGGCCTGCCGCGCAACCTGCTCGCCGGCAAGCGCGGCCTCAATACCGGTTTTGCTACCGTGCAGTGCTCGATGTCGGCGCTGGTGATGGAGAACCGCACGCTGTCCTCGCCCGGCTCGGTCGATTCGATTCCCGGCAAGTCCAATGCCGAGGACCATGTCTCGAACTCGACCTGGTGCGGCCGCAAGGCGCGCACAGTCGTCGAGAATGTCGAGATGATCATCGCCGCCGAGATCCTGATGGCCTGTCAGGCGCTCTCGCTGATCGCCGAAACCGCCAAGGCCCATCCGCTCGGCAAGGGCACGCAGGCGGCGCTCGACGCACTGCGCGAGACGATCCCGCCGGCGCTCGACGGTGACCGCTGGTACGCTGCCGAGATGAACCAGGCGACGGCGCTGGTCCGCTCCGGTGCGATCGTCGAGGCGGTCGAGGCGGCGGTGGGGGGACTGGAGTAA
- the hemA gene encoding 5-aminolevulinate synthase: MDFEAFFRSELDGLKAEGRYRVFADLERRAGRFPRAAFHGPSGPREVTVWCSNDYLGMGQHPAVLAAMREALDACGAGAGGTRNIAGTNHYHVLLERELADLHGKEAALLFNSGYMSNWASLSTLAARIPGCVVLTDAANHASMIEGIRHSRAEKLIFAHNDPQDLRRKLASIDPNRPKLIAFESVYSMDGDIAPVAEFCDLAEEFGALTYIDEVHAVGLYGPRGGGVSERDGLSHRLDLIEGTLAKSFGVMGGYVTGSTALCDFIRSFASGFIFSSSLPPSLAAGALAAIRHLKTSSVEREGQQDRVRKLRQQLDQAGIPHLSNPSHIVPVMVGDAALCKRISDELLERFAIYVQPINYPTVARGTERLRITPTPLHSDEDIAALVGALSEIWSATGLKRAA; the protein is encoded by the coding sequence ATGGATTTCGAGGCCTTTTTCCGCAGCGAGCTCGACGGCCTCAAGGCCGAGGGGCGCTATCGTGTCTTCGCCGATCTCGAACGCCGCGCCGGCCGCTTTCCGCGCGCCGCCTTCCATGGCCCGAGCGGGCCGCGCGAGGTCACCGTCTGGTGCTCGAACGACTATCTCGGCATGGGCCAGCACCCCGCCGTGCTCGCCGCGATGCGCGAGGCGCTCGATGCCTGCGGCGCCGGCGCTGGCGGCACCCGCAACATCGCCGGGACCAACCACTATCATGTCCTGCTGGAGCGCGAGCTCGCCGACCTGCACGGCAAGGAGGCGGCGCTGCTGTTCAACTCCGGCTACATGTCGAACTGGGCCTCGCTCTCGACGCTGGCCGCACGCATTCCCGGCTGCGTCGTGCTGACCGATGCCGCCAACCATGCCTCGATGATCGAGGGCATCCGGCATTCGCGGGCCGAGAAACTGATCTTCGCCCATAACGACCCGCAGGACCTGCGTCGCAAGCTCGCGAGCATCGACCCGAACCGGCCGAAGCTGATCGCCTTCGAATCGGTCTATTCGATGGATGGCGACATCGCGCCGGTCGCGGAGTTCTGCGATCTCGCCGAAGAATTCGGCGCGTTGACCTATATCGACGAGGTCCATGCCGTCGGGCTCTACGGCCCGCGCGGCGGCGGCGTCAGCGAACGCGATGGCCTCTCGCACCGGCTCGACCTGATCGAGGGTACGCTGGCCAAATCCTTCGGCGTGATGGGCGGCTATGTCACCGGCTCGACGGCGTTGTGCGACTTCATTCGGAGCTTCGCCTCGGGCTTCATCTTCTCGAGCTCGCTACCGCCGTCACTCGCCGCGGGCGCGCTGGCTGCGATCCGGCACCTCAAGACCAGCTCGGTGGAACGCGAGGGCCAGCAGGACCGTGTGCGCAAGCTACGTCAGCAGCTCGACCAGGCCGGCATTCCGCATCTCAGCAATCCCAGCCATATCGTGCCGGTGATGGTCGGCGATGCCGCCCTGTGCAAGCGAATCAGCGACGAGTTGCTGGAGCGCTTTGCGATCTACGTCCAGCCGATCAACTACCCGACCGTGGCGCGCGGCACCGAGCGCCTGCGGATCACGCCGACGCCGTTGCACTCGGACGAGGATATCGCCGCGCTGGTCGGCGCGCTCAGCGAGATCTGGAGCGCCACGGGGCTGAAGCGGGCGGCGTAA
- a CDS encoding TerC family protein — MDSLMTLAADPAVWVALGALIAMEVVLGIDNLIFISILTNKLPEHQRSRGRRIGIGLALILRLGLLSTVAFIVQLTAPVFSVFGKAFSWRDIILIAGGLFLVWKATKEIHHKVDPDHGPDMFDGSAAAAVTFGGVIFQILLLDLVFSIDSIITAVGMTEHIPVMVIAVVVAVAVMLLAADPLARFIDKNPTIVMLALGFLLMIGGTLIGEGFGAHIPKGYIYAAMAFSALIEGLNMMSRRASRKQGE; from the coding sequence ATGGATTCCCTTATGACGCTCGCCGCCGACCCAGCAGTCTGGGTGGCGCTCGGCGCCCTGATCGCCATGGAGGTCGTCCTCGGTATCGACAACCTCATCTTCATCTCGATCCTGACCAACAAGCTGCCGGAGCATCAGCGCTCGCGCGGCCGGCGGATCGGCATCGGCCTGGCGCTGATCCTGCGCCTCGGCCTGCTCTCGACCGTCGCCTTCATCGTGCAGCTGACCGCGCCGGTGTTCTCGGTCTTCGGCAAGGCCTTCTCCTGGCGCGACATCATCCTGATCGCCGGCGGCCTGTTCCTGGTCTGGAAGGCGACGAAGGAGATCCATCACAAGGTCGATCCGGATCACGGCCCCGACATGTTCGACGGCAGCGCGGCCGCGGCCGTGACCTTTGGCGGCGTGATCTTCCAGATCCTGCTGCTCGACCTCGTCTTCTCGATCGACAGCATCATCACCGCCGTCGGCATGACCGAGCATATCCCGGTCATGGTGATCGCCGTCGTCGTCGCCGTCGCGGTGATGCTGCTCGCCGCCGACCCGCTGGCGCGCTTCATCGACAAGAACCCGACGATCGTGATGCTGGCGCTCGGCTTCCTCCTGATGATCGGCGGCACGCTGATCGGCGAAGGCTTCGGCGCCCATATCCCCAAGGGCTATATCTACGCCGCTATGGCCTTCTCGGCCCTGATCGAGGGGCTGAACATGATGTCGCGCCGGGCAAGCCGGAAACAGGGCGAGTAG
- a CDS encoding adenosine kinase, with amino-acid sequence MTSKRYDVLALGNAIVDVFASAEEDFLMKYELVKGSMALIDEPRAELLYGAMGPGKVVSGGSAANTIAGLASFGGKGAFIGKVKADELGKLYRHDLTSLGVAFDTAAATEGAATARSFIIVTPDGERTMNTYLGACQGLSPADVDPATVENADIVYLEGYLWDPPAAKDAFRKASELAHKAGGRVAITLSDSFCVDRYRDEFLGLIRNGLVDLVFANEHELKSLYQSADFDTALAGMRAENILAVITRSENGALALTPDGVVAEPVFPVERVVDATGAGDLFAAGFLHGLTSGREARDCLRLGALAAAEVISHVGARPDVSLKTLAGNNGLL; translated from the coding sequence ATGACCTCCAAGCGCTATGACGTGCTCGCCTTGGGCAATGCCATCGTCGACGTCTTCGCTTCGGCGGAGGAAGACTTCCTGATGAAGTACGAGCTGGTCAAAGGCTCGATGGCGCTGATCGACGAGCCGCGGGCCGAGCTGCTCTATGGCGCGATGGGTCCGGGCAAGGTGGTCTCGGGTGGCTCGGCCGCCAACACCATCGCCGGCCTCGCCTCCTTCGGCGGCAAGGGCGCCTTCATCGGCAAGGTCAAGGCCGACGAGCTCGGCAAGCTCTACCGTCACGACCTGACCTCGCTCGGCGTCGCCTTCGACACTGCCGCGGCGACCGAGGGCGCGGCGACGGCGCGCTCCTTCATCATCGTCACACCCGATGGCGAGCGCACGATGAACACCTATCTCGGCGCCTGCCAGGGCCTGTCCCCGGCCGATGTCGATCCGGCCACGGTCGAGAACGCCGACATCGTCTATCTCGAAGGCTATCTCTGGGATCCGCCGGCGGCCAAGGACGCCTTCCGCAAGGCCTCGGAGCTCGCCCACAAGGCTGGCGGCCGCGTCGCCATCACTCTGTCGGATTCCTTTTGCGTCGACCGCTATCGTGATGAGTTCCTCGGACTGATCCGCAATGGCCTCGTCGACCTCGTCTTCGCCAACGAGCACGAGCTGAAGAGCCTCTACCAGAGTGCTGACTTCGACACGGCGCTGGCAGGGATGCGGGCGGAGAACATCCTTGCCGTCATCACCCGCTCGGAGAATGGCGCGCTGGCGTTGACGCCGGATGGCGTCGTGGCCGAGCCGGTCTTCCCGGTTGAGCGCGTGGTCGATGCCACCGGCGCCGGCGATCTCTTCGCCGCCGGCTTCCTGCATGGCCTGACCTCCGGCCGCGAAGCCCGTGATTGCCTGCGGCTCGGCGCGCTGGCCGCGGCCGAGGTCATCAGCCATGTCGGCGCACGCCCGGACGTCAGCCTGAAGACGCTCGCCGGCAATAACGGCTTGCTTTGA
- a CDS encoding Tim44/TimA family putative adaptor protein, translating to MQNFDMTTLVFLALAVFVAWKLRSVLGQKTGHEKPPADPFARRETPPLRPDQPGNGERRDNVVRLPGAANDAAAVPVVDAERWKDIAEPGSAIAVGLDAILRQEPRFDAPGFLIGAKSAYETIVTAFARGDRKALKGLLAKEVYDGFEQAIAEREKRGEKAESNFVSIDKAEIVAVDVKGKAAQVTIAFVSQLISAVRDAQGNVVDGSAEAVSEVNDVWTFARQLGSRDPNWLLVATESAA from the coding sequence ATGCAGAATTTCGATATGACGACCCTGGTCTTCCTGGCCCTGGCCGTTTTCGTCGCCTGGAAACTGCGCTCGGTTCTGGGCCAGAAGACCGGGCACGAGAAGCCGCCGGCCGATCCGTTCGCGCGCCGCGAGACACCGCCGCTGCGCCCGGATCAGCCCGGCAATGGCGAGAGACGCGACAATGTCGTCCGCTTGCCGGGCGCCGCCAACGACGCAGCGGCTGTCCCCGTGGTCGACGCCGAGCGCTGGAAGGACATCGCCGAGCCGGGCTCAGCCATCGCTGTCGGCCTCGACGCCATCCTCCGCCAGGAACCGCGCTTCGACGCGCCGGGCTTCCTCATCGGCGCGAAGTCGGCCTATGAGACCATCGTCACCGCCTTCGCCCGCGGCGACCGCAAGGCCTTGAAGGGCCTGCTCGCCAAGGAAGTCTATGACGGCTTCGAGCAGGCGATCGCCGAGCGGGAGAAGCGCGGCGAGAAGGCCGAGTCCAACTTCGTCTCGATCGACAAGGCCGAGATCGTCGCCGTCGACGTCAAGGGCAAGGCCGCCCAGGTCACCATCGCCTTCGTCTCGCAATTGATCAGCGCGGTCCGCGATGCGCAGGGCAACGTCGTCGACGGCAGCGCCGAGGCGGTCTCCGAGGTCAACGACGTCTGGACCTTCGCGCGCCAGCTCGGCAGCCGCGATCCGAACTGGCTGCTGGTCGCCACCGAATCGGCCGCGTGA
- the secB gene encoding protein-export chaperone SecB translates to MANENGNGAAADQQGPSLNTLVQYIKDLSFENPNAPRSLTQQQQQGGPQIGLQVNVHANALGENDVETILTLEGKATLNDETLFAFELSYAGVFRILGVPQEQLHAVVMIDCPRLLFPFARAIVAEAVRNGGFPPLYIDPIDFAQLYRQRLEELQAQQGTPNA, encoded by the coding sequence ATGGCCAACGAAAACGGCAACGGCGCCGCCGCCGACCAGCAGGGGCCCAGCCTCAACACGCTGGTCCAGTACATCAAGGATCTCTCCTTCGAGAACCCCAATGCTCCGCGTTCGCTGACCCAGCAGCAACAGCAGGGCGGGCCGCAGATCGGCCTTCAGGTCAACGTCCACGCCAACGCGCTCGGCGAGAACGACGTCGAGACGATCCTGACGCTCGAAGGCAAGGCAACCCTGAACGACGAGACGCTGTTCGCGTTCGAGCTCAGCTATGCCGGCGTCTTCCGCATCCTTGGCGTGCCGCAAGAGCAGCTGCACGCGGTCGTGATGATCGACTGCCCGCGCCTGCTCTTCCCGTTCGCCCGGGCGATCGTCGCTGAAGCCGTCCGCAATGGCGGCTTCCCGCCGCTCTATATCGATCCGATCGATTTCGCCCAGCTCTACCGCCAGCGCCTCGAAGAGCTGCAGGCGCAGCAGGGCACGCCGAACGCCTGA
- a CDS encoding pyridoxamine 5'-phosphate oxidase family protein encodes MTAHRITSPEQLAALYPNPIAPASVIKEIDHIDANYGALIAASPFFVLATNGPDGLDCSPRGDQPGFVTVSDAKTLLIPDRRGNNRLDSLKNLLSDNRIGMLFLIPGYGETLRVNGTAVLSTDPELCARFDMAGKLPACVIVVTVEATYFQCSRAVVRADLWNPAAQVDKRSLPSAGTILRDISARAAAEAFDGEAYDKALPERVRATLY; translated from the coding sequence ATGACCGCGCATCGCATAACCTCGCCCGAACAGCTCGCCGCGCTCTATCCGAACCCGATCGCGCCGGCCTCGGTGATCAAGGAGATCGATCACATCGACGCCAACTACGGCGCGCTGATCGCGGCCTCGCCGTTTTTCGTGCTCGCGACCAATGGCCCGGATGGCCTGGATTGCTCACCGCGTGGGGATCAGCCGGGCTTTGTCACCGTCAGCGACGCCAAAACGCTGCTGATTCCGGACCGAAGAGGCAATAACCGTCTGGATTCATTGAAGAATCTTCTGTCTGACAATCGAATCGGAATGCTCTTTTTGATCCCCGGTTACGGCGAAACCCTGCGTGTGAACGGCACCGCGGTGCTCTCGACCGATCCCGAGCTGTGCGCGCGCTTCGACATGGCGGGCAAGCTGCCGGCCTGCGTGATCGTCGTCACCGTCGAGGCCACCTACTTTCAGTGCTCGCGGGCGGTGGTGCGCGCCGACCTTTGGAACCCAGCGGCGCAGGTCGACAAGCGCTCCCTGCCGAGCGCGGGCACGATCCTGCGCGACATCTCGGCACGGGCGGCTGCGGAAGCCTTCGACGGCGAGGCCTATGACAAAGCGCTGCCGGAGCGGGTCAGGGCGACGTTGTACTAA
- the dnaQ gene encoding DNA polymerase III subunit epsilon, with product MREIVLDTETTGVEPLKGDRIVEIGCVELVNHCPTGRNYHVYINPERDMPDGAFRVHGLSAAFLSDKPVFATIASEFAAFIADAKLVIHNAAFDVGFINMEFGRLGLPAIVPALVVDTLAMARRKHPGASNSLDALCSRYGIDNSRRTKHGALLDSEILAEVYIELIGGKQTSLGFGGAVAGKAGAGLAVATERPVRQRALAPRLTPEERAAHEAFVMKLKGPLWRGYLGVPEEA from the coding sequence ATGCGCGAGATCGTTCTCGACACGGAAACCACCGGCGTCGAACCGCTGAAAGGCGATCGCATCGTCGAGATTGGCTGCGTCGAGCTGGTCAATCATTGCCCGACCGGCCGCAATTACCATGTCTACATCAACCCCGAGCGCGACATGCCGGATGGCGCCTTCCGGGTACACGGGCTGTCCGCAGCCTTCCTTTCCGACAAACCGGTCTTCGCCACGATCGCCAGCGAGTTCGCCGCCTTCATCGCGGATGCCAAGCTGGTCATCCACAACGCCGCCTTCGATGTCGGCTTCATCAACATGGAGTTCGGCCGGCTCGGCCTGCCGGCCATCGTGCCGGCGCTCGTCGTCGATACGCTCGCCATGGCCCGCCGCAAGCATCCCGGCGCCAGCAACAGCCTGGACGCGCTCTGCTCGCGCTACGGCATCGACAACAGCCGCCGCACCAAGCACGGCGCGCTGCTCGACTCCGAGATCCTGGCCGAGGTCTATATCGAGCTGATCGGCGGCAAGCAGACGAGCCTCGGTTTCGGCGGCGCTGTTGCCGGCAAGGCGGGTGCCGGGCTTGCGGTCGCGACCGAGCGCCCGGTGCGCCAGCGGGCACTCGCGCCGCGGCTGACGCCGGAGGAAAGAGCGGCCCATGAGGCCTTCGTGATGAAGCTCAAGGGGCCGCTCTGGCGCGGTTATCTCGGCGTGCCCGAGGAAGCCTGA
- a CDS encoding Smr/MutS family protein has translation MRRRGKLLSEAELALWRQVARTVKPLAGRSPVEPEPEAEQAKSAAVAESLLPPTTPTPVRPAKPAPPPLVPLERRMRTQLRRGQQGVEAVIDLHGLRQDEAHSALRGFLRLQQQRGAKLVLVVTGKGIAGDVPYGEERGILRRNVPHWLRLPDLRPLVLGFDEAEQRHGGTGALYIRLRRSRELDR, from the coding sequence ATGCGCCGGCGCGGCAAGCTCCTCTCCGAAGCGGAACTCGCGCTCTGGCGCCAGGTCGCACGTACCGTCAAGCCGCTTGCCGGCCGCTCGCCGGTCGAGCCTGAACCGGAAGCGGAGCAGGCCAAGTCGGCCGCAGTTGCGGAAAGCCTTCTGCCCCCAACAACGCCGACACCGGTCCGGCCCGCTAAGCCCGCACCGCCGCCGCTGGTGCCGCTGGAACGGCGCATGCGCACGCAATTGCGCCGCGGCCAGCAGGGCGTCGAGGCCGTGATCGACCTGCACGGGCTGCGCCAGGACGAGGCGCATTCGGCCTTGCGCGGCTTCCTGCGCCTGCAGCAGCAGCGCGGCGCGAAACTCGTGCTGGTGGTGACCGGCAAGGGCATCGCCGGCGACGTCCCTTATGGCGAGGAGAGGGGCATCCTGCGCCGCAACGTGCCGCATTGGCTGCGCTTGCCGGACCTGCGCCCGCTGGTGCTCGGCTTCGACGAGGCTGAGCAGCGCCATGGCGGCACCGGCGCGCTTTATATCCGCCTGCGCCGCAGCCGGGAGCTCGACCGATGA
- a CDS encoding MltA domain-containing protein: protein MTGAHASPPSLPQGARAEPVAPASLAGWSTDDQLAVLRLFAQGCETDPPLRQGAPAPAALPALCTKAAGLLAAGDVNPDVARSFFADNFAFWRIRPAGADRGFMTGYFEPEFEGSLTRSDAFPTPLYGRPADLVTKMPGDDWSGLDPALTSARRTAQGLEPFPDRAAIDEGALAGQGLEILWMRDPVDRFVLQVQGSGRIRLPDGKVTRLIYSGRNGHPYTSLGRELSRRENIPPEQMTMDKLIARLKADAGFARDLIRLNRSFVFYARNDDLPPGSGPIGGAGLPLTPLRSVAVDRSLWPYGMPAWIETEIPDGKGGSEKLARLMLAQDTGTAIVGPARIDFFVGSGAEAGHRAGLIRHPVDFIVLWPR, encoded by the coding sequence ATGACCGGCGCACACGCTTCTCCCCCATCTCTGCCGCAGGGCGCCCGGGCCGAACCCGTGGCGCCCGCTTCGCTTGCCGGCTGGAGCACCGACGACCAGCTCGCTGTGTTGCGGCTGTTCGCGCAGGGCTGCGAGACTGATCCGCCGCTGCGACAGGGCGCGCCTGCGCCTGCGGCCCTGCCGGCGCTATGCACCAAGGCTGCGGGCCTGCTCGCCGCGGGCGATGTGAACCCGGATGTGGCCCGCAGCTTCTTCGCGGACAATTTCGCCTTCTGGCGCATCCGTCCTGCCGGCGCCGACCGAGGCTTCATGACCGGCTATTTCGAGCCGGAATTCGAGGGCTCGCTGACCCGCTCCGACGCCTTCCCGACGCCGCTCTACGGTCGCCCGGCCGACCTGGTGACCAAGATGCCGGGCGACGACTGGTCCGGGCTCGACCCGGCGCTGACCTCGGCGCGCCGTACCGCCCAAGGGCTGGAGCCCTTCCCGGATCGCGCCGCGATCGATGAGGGAGCGCTTGCCGGCCAGGGTCTCGAGATCCTCTGGATGCGCGATCCCGTCGATCGCTTCGTCCTGCAGGTCCAGGGCTCGGGCCGCATCCGCCTGCCGGACGGCAAGGTGACGCGCCTCATCTATTCCGGACGCAACGGCCACCCCTATACCTCGCTCGGCCGCGAGCTCAGCCGGCGCGAGAACATCCCGCCCGAGCAGATGACGATGGACAAGCTGATCGCCCGGCTGAAGGCCGATGCCGGCTTCGCCCGCGACCTCATCCGGCTCAATCGCTCCTTCGTCTTCTACGCCCGCAATGACGATCTGCCGCCCGGGTCCGGCCCGATCGGGGGAGCCGGCCTGCCGCTGACTCCGCTGCGCAGCGTCGCGGTCGACCGTTCGCTTTGGCCCTACGGCATGCCGGCCTGGATCGAGACCGAAATCCCCGACGGCAAGGGCGGTAGTGAGAAACTCGCCCGGCTGATGCTGGCGCAGGACACCGGCACCGCGATCGTCGGGCCGGCGCGGATCGACTTCTTCGTCGGCTCCGGGGCGGAAGCGGGCCATCGCGCCGGTCTGATCCGGCATCCCGTCGATTTCATCGTGCTCTGGCCGCGCTGA